Sequence from the Streptomyces mobaraensis NBRC 13819 = DSM 40847 genome:
GACGGGCGCGGAACGCCCCGGGGCCGGCACGGGCGGCCGGCCCCGGGGGTACGCGATCGGGCTCAGCCCGCCTGGAACATCTCGGCCGGGAGCGGCTTGAGCAGCTGGTAGAGGTCGTCCGTGATCGGGCGGTCCCAGCTGGCGATGGTGACGAGGACGCCGTCGCTGCGGTCGAACTGGGTGCACGAGACGCGGCTCTCCGAGCACTTGAGACGGCGCACGATCAGCAGGTTGTCCTCGTGCATGACCGGGGTGTCCTCGGTCTCCAGCACAGTGACCGGCTCGTCGTTGCCGAGCGCGGCGAGCAGCTGCGCCACCTCGAAGGGCACCTGGCCCTCCTCCAGCTCCCGGGCCGGGGAGCCCTCGGGCAGATTGCCGATGATCATCGCCGGGCCGCGCCCGCCGAACAGGTCGTAGCGCAGGAAGACGCCCTGGCAGCTGCCGTCGGGCGCGGGCAGCAGCCCGGCTCCGAGGTCGCCCGGCCAGTCACCGGGGTCCATGGCGAGGACGTCGAAGTCCGGCCCCGTGGGGGTGGCGGCGCTGCGGCGGCGGAGGAAGGACATGCCCACATCGTACGTGCCCGGAGACGGACGGCGCCCCCGGGGCGACCCCGGGCGGCGGGCGGGAGCGGCCTCTTGGTAGCGTCGCGGCGCTCCGGGAGCGCCGGGGCGGTTCCGGAGGGGCCGGGTCCGGTTCCGCAGGAGGCCGGGGCGGTTCCGGGGAGGAGGCCGGTGGTGCGGAACGGCACGCTCGACTACTGGCGGCGCGGGCTCGGGTACGTACCGGAGGAGGTCTGGCGGGCATCCGGAACGGAAGCCCTTAGGACGCTCATCCTCGCGGAGAACGGTCTGACGGAGCTGCCGGCCCGGATCGGCCGGCTGACCGGCCTGCGCACCCTCGACCTCGGGCACAACGCCCTGACCGCGCTGCCGCCGGAACTCGGCGCCCTGACCGGGCTCGACGGCTGCCTCTACCTGCACGAGAACGCGCTCACCGCGCTGCCCGCCACGCTCGGCCGGCTGTCCCGGCTGCGCTACCTCAACGTGAGCGGCAACCGGCTGACCGAACTGCCGGAAGAGATCGGCGGGATGGCGGCCCTCGTGGAACTGCGGGCGCAGTACGCCCACCTGACCCGTCTGCCGGAAGGCGTCGGGCGGCTCACGGCGCTGCGCGAGCTGTGGCTGCGCGGCAACGCCCTGGCGGAGCTGCCCGGTTCCGTCGCACGACTGGGCGAGCTGCGCGAACTGGAGCTCCGCGAGAACGCGTTCACCGCCGTACCCGCCGCGCTGCGCGGGCTTCCCGCGCTGCGCCGGCTCGACCTGCGGGCCAACCGCCTGACGGCGCTGCCCGGTTGGCTGGCCGAGCTGCCGTCACTGGAGAAGCTGGACCTGCGGTGGAACGCGCTCGACCCGGCGCCGCGACTGCTGGACGCGCTGGCCCGGCGGGGGTGCGAGGTGCTGGCCTGACGGGCCGATCGTCGCGCCGGCTTGCGGCGGGCCGATCGTCGCGCCTGCTCGGGACGGGCCGCTCGCCGTGCCGGCGGGCAGCCGAGGCGCAGCGAGGCCGCTCGTCCCGCACGTCCGTCCGCCCGAACACCCCGCCCCCTACGTGAGGTCGAACTCCCCCTCGCGGGCGAGGTCCACGAAGGCGCGCCACTCCTCCGGGGAGAAGATCACGGCCGGGACGTCGGGGGTGCGCCGGTCGCGCAGCGCGACATAGCCGTCGATGAAGCCGATCTGGACGTCCCCCGTGCCCGGAACGCCCGACTGCCAGGTGGCGTTGGCCAGGTCAAGCCGCTGCCGCCGGTCGTCCGCCAGGTGCTCGGTCGCGCTCTTCGCCACGTGCCGTTCCCTCCCCGTCGCGGGTGTTCCGTCCCGCCACCCTAGCGACCCGGCGGCGTCCGGGACAGGCCGCCGCCGCCCGTGGGGCGGATCGCCCGGACGGGTGGGGGAATCACGGATCCGCCTCTTGACGTCCGCGGTCGATGGCTGATTCTTTTGCACGGACGAAAACTACCGAATGATCGGTCGGGACATCGGGGGTGGGTCATGACGGCAGCCGCGGCACTCGACGCGGGAGAGCGCCTGACGCGCGACGGGCTGGCGGCGCTGCAACAGGAGCGGCTGCGGGCGACGTTGCGGCACGCCTACGACAACGTCGCCTTCTACCGCCGGGCGTTCGACGAGGCGGGGGTGCGGCCGGAGGACTGCCGTACGCCCGCCGACCTCCCCCGCTTCCCGTTCACCACCAAGGCGGACCTGCGCGCCCACTATCCGTACGGCATGTTCGCGGTGCCGCGGGAGCGGATCCGGCGCCTGCACGCCTCCAGCGGGACGACGGGCGAGCCCACCGTCGTCGGCTACACCGAGCGGGATCTGGACACCTGGGCCGACCTCGTCGCCCGCAGCCTCCGCGCGGCGGGCGCCCGGCCCGGTGACACGGTCCATGTGGCGTACGGGTACGGGCTGTTCACCGGCGGCCTGGGCGCGCACTACGGCGCGGAGCGGCTCGGCTGTACGGTGATCCCCGCGTCCGGCGGAATGACGTCCCGTCAGGTGCGCCTGATCCGGGACCTCAGGCCGGACGTCATCATGGTGACGCCCTCGTACATGCTCACCCTGCTCGACGAGTTGGAGCGGCAGGGCGTCGATCCGCGCACTACCTCGCTGCGCGTCGGCGTCTTCGGCGCGGAGCCGTGGACGGCGGAGATGCGCCGCGAGATCGAGGAGCGGTGCGGCCTCGACGCCGTCGACATCTACGGCCTCTCGGAGGTGATGGGACCGGGCGTCGCGCAGGAGTGCGTGGAGACCAAGGACGGCCCGCACCTGTGGGAGGACCACTTCTACCCGGAGATCGTCGACCCGGTCACGGGTGAGCCGCTGCCCGACGGGGAGCCTGGGGAGCTCGTCCTCACCTCGCTCACCAAGGAGGCCATGCCGGTCGTGCGGTACCGCACCCGCGACCTCACCCGGCTGCTGCCGGGCACCGCCCGGGTGTTCCGCCGGATGGAGCGGATCACCGGCCGGAGCGACGACCTGATCATCGTCCGCGGGGTGAACCTGTTCCCCGGGCAGATCGAGGCGGTCCTGCTGCGGGTCCCCGGCGTCGCGCCGCACTTCCAGCTCCGCCTCACCCGGGAGGGGCGGATGGACCGGCTGACCGTCCGGGCGGAGGCGCGCCCCGGGGCGACGCCGGAGCAGCGCGCGGCGGCCGCGGAGACGATCGT
This genomic interval carries:
- a CDS encoding leucine-rich repeat domain-containing protein produces the protein MRNGTLDYWRRGLGYVPEEVWRASGTEALRTLILAENGLTELPARIGRLTGLRTLDLGHNALTALPPELGALTGLDGCLYLHENALTALPATLGRLSRLRYLNVSGNRLTELPEEIGGMAALVELRAQYAHLTRLPEGVGRLTALRELWLRGNALAELPGSVARLGELRELELRENAFTAVPAALRGLPALRRLDLRANRLTALPGWLAELPSLEKLDLRWNALDPAPRLLDALARRGCEVLA
- a CDS encoding DUF397 domain-containing protein, translated to MAKSATEHLADDRRQRLDLANATWQSGVPGTGDVQIGFIDGYVALRDRRTPDVPAVIFSPEEWRAFVDLAREGEFDLT
- the paaK gene encoding phenylacetate--CoA ligase PaaK; this translates as MTAAAALDAGERLTRDGLAALQQERLRATLRHAYDNVAFYRRAFDEAGVRPEDCRTPADLPRFPFTTKADLRAHYPYGMFAVPRERIRRLHASSGTTGEPTVVGYTERDLDTWADLVARSLRAAGARPGDTVHVAYGYGLFTGGLGAHYGAERLGCTVIPASGGMTSRQVRLIRDLRPDVIMVTPSYMLTLLDELERQGVDPRTTSLRVGVFGAEPWTAEMRREIEERCGLDAVDIYGLSEVMGPGVAQECVETKDGPHLWEDHFYPEIVDPVTGEPLPDGEPGELVLTSLTKEAMPVVRYRTRDLTRLLPGTARVFRRMERITGRSDDLIIVRGVNLFPGQIEAVLLRVPGVAPHFQLRLTREGRMDRLTVRAEARPGATPEQRAAAAETIVRRVKDDVGVSVAVEIVPPETLERSVGKIRRLVDER